The stretch of DNA ATTGATCTGTACCGGGCGGCCGCACGGCTGAACCTAACGATCGGACAGGATCTCTATGTGATGTCTGCAGACAACACTTACCGCATCAGCGATCATATGGTTCCTCGCCTGAGCGCAATGGCTGTGCCGTACAAGGCGATGGGCGAACAAGCGGTGGAGCTGCTGATGGCGCAGATTCACGGCGACGGGGAGCCGCCGGATGGTGCCAGCTGCTGGCTGAAGGCTGAGCTTCTGCCGGGCGAAAGCAGTTGACCATCATCTTATTACCAGGACTTCAGCTGCCGCTCGGCGAAGTCTCCGATCCAGGGCAGCCTGAGCCATTTTCCCTGTAAGGAAGCCAGAAGTAGCAAAATCCATAGCAGTACGCCCATAATGCTGAGCAGCAGGCTTAGCAGCAGTCCAAGCAGGGGAATGAAGCCGGCCAGCGTGTGGCTGACCATCAATCCGCCGAACAGCAGCACGGATTGCAGGGCATGGAACAGTACGAACCGGCTTCGCTTTTCTAAGACGAGAAAGATGACGCCGCCAACGAAGGGGAACAAATGACATAGAAAGGCTGCAAGGTTCTCGGGCAAGCCTGTAGAGGACCGAAAGGGAGACAATCCTGATACACCCTCTTCTTCAACAAAGTTAAAGGGAAACCCCTTCTCCCTATCAATGTATGACAAGCTGCCCTCTCCGAGAACGGATACTTTTGCGGGCGGCTTTTTTTGCTATAGGCTATTGCTGTTGAAGTAAAAGGCTTGCTGCCGGAGCGGAAAGGTACTGCCCGATGAGATCCTCAACAATGGTATTCGCCGCATGCGGGCGGCTCAGCTCCTCAAGGGTTTCGAGCAGGCCTGCTCTTCGCTCTTCATTGCGAAATAGAGCTTCGATATCCAAGGCGAGTTCATACGGATCATAAGCGATGGTGGCAATGCCCTTGCCCTCCAGATATAACGCATTGTTGAGCTCTTGTCCGGGAACTGGGCGGTATAGAAACAGAGGCAGCCGGCTTGCGATCGCTTCTGAC from Paenibacillus sp. CAA11 encodes:
- a CDS encoding DUF4870 domain-containing protein yields the protein MSPFRSSTGLPENLAAFLCHLFPFVGGVIFLVLEKRSRFVLFHALQSVLLFGGLMVSHTLAGFIPLLGLLLSLLLSIMGVLLWILLLLASLQGKWLRLPWIGDFAERQLKSW